In Methanoregula sp., a single window of DNA contains:
- a CDS encoding flavin reductase family protein, whose amino-acid sequence MEKITIGPMPYMSVMPTLLVGANVKGKANYMTAAWATVACMAPPMVCVAINKARYTAKGIEENKTFSLNVPPAKHAIETDHCGLVSGALEDKSNVFKSFYGKLKTAPLAEECPVNIECRLFKSVDCGSHLLHIGEVVEIHVDKACVVDGKPDTAKVDPIVYAQATYWQVGKQIDKAFSVGKKYLKK is encoded by the coding sequence ATGGAAAAAATAACTATCGGCCCGATGCCGTACATGAGTGTCATGCCCACCCTGCTTGTGGGTGCAAACGTGAAGGGAAAAGCGAATTATATGACCGCTGCATGGGCAACCGTCGCCTGCATGGCCCCGCCAATGGTCTGCGTCGCGATCAACAAAGCCCGTTACACGGCAAAGGGAATCGAGGAGAACAAGACCTTCAGCCTGAACGTACCCCCTGCAAAACATGCGATCGAGACCGACCATTGTGGTCTCGTTTCCGGTGCGCTGGAGGACAAATCGAACGTTTTCAAGTCTTTCTACGGCAAGCTGAAGACCGCACCCTTAGCGGAAGAATGCCCGGTCAACATCGAGTGCAGATTATTCAAGTCTGTCGACTGCGGCAGTCACCTGCTGCATATTGGAGAGGTCGTAGAGATCCACGTAGACAAGGCCTGTGTCGTTGACGGCAAGCCGGACACCGCGAAGGTTGACCCGATCGTGTACGCACAGGCAACCTACTGGCAGGTCGGGAAACAGATCGATAAGGCATTCTCTGTAGGAAAGAAATACCTTAAGAAGTAA
- a CDS encoding PhzF family phenazine biosynthesis protein, whose product MNPELHLVDAFTGTPFRGNTAAVCIMDGPADPAWMQQVAGEMKHSETAFLHPGQDGWNLQWFTPEREVDLCGHATLAAAFTLWTTGRENPESAIAFETRSGTLTAQKDGDWITIDFPAEPVISESSVPGLDRALGVTPVFVGRNLFDILVELPSAADLCTLEPDMAALAAIPTRGIIVTAVSDLPHFDFMSRFFAPAVGVPEDPVTGSAHCCLGPYWGEKLKKTELDGFQCSARGGTVRVTLHGDRVLLGGHAVHISSGKLLV is encoded by the coding sequence ATGAATCCTGAACTGCATCTGGTAGATGCCTTTACCGGTACCCCGTTCCGCGGAAACACTGCGGCGGTATGCATCATGGACGGGCCGGCCGATCCCGCCTGGATGCAGCAGGTCGCCGGGGAGATGAAACATTCCGAGACTGCGTTCCTGCATCCCGGTCAGGACGGCTGGAACCTGCAGTGGTTTACCCCGGAACGAGAGGTGGATCTCTGCGGCCACGCAACGCTTGCTGCAGCTTTCACCCTGTGGACAACCGGTCGCGAGAACCCGGAATCAGCGATCGCGTTTGAGACGCGATCGGGAACGCTCACTGCCCAAAAGGACGGGGACTGGATAACCATTGATTTTCCTGCCGAGCCGGTCATTTCCGAATCATCGGTCCCCGGCCTTGACCGGGCACTGGGTGTCACCCCGGTCTTTGTGGGGAGGAACCTGTTTGATATCCTTGTTGAGCTCCCGTCAGCGGCAGATCTCTGTACCCTTGAACCCGATATGGCAGCTCTCGCGGCGATTCCGACGCGGGGTATCATTGTAACTGCGGTCTCCGATCTCCCGCATTTTGATTTCATGTCCCGGTTCTTCGCACCTGCTGTCGGGGTCCCGGAAGATCCGGTCACCGGCTCAGCCCACTGCTGTCTCGGGCCGTACTGGGGAGAAAAACTCAAAAAAACAGAACTTGACGGATTCCAGTGCTCGGCACGGGGCGGGACCGTGAGGGTCACCCTGCATGGCGACCGGGTCCTCCTCGGGGGACATGCAGTCCACATATCATCCGGCAAACTGCTTGTATGA
- a CDS encoding carboxymuconolactone decarboxylase family protein: protein MTEKNPYEIFQKECPELAERFNNLVEVQRSLKGLDLKTKQLINIAIQTSTKNSRGVKFHAIMAYQAGATRDEIIGSVVMNLHLTGLVTVLECLPAALEGVEEATKAKSKTTVPGTAAKDPAKKRVKR, encoded by the coding sequence ATGACAGAGAAAAACCCCTACGAGATCTTCCAGAAGGAATGCCCCGAGCTTGCCGAACGATTCAACAATTTGGTTGAAGTACAGCGATCGTTAAAAGGTCTTGACTTAAAAACAAAACAGCTGATCAATATCGCAATCCAGACCTCGACAAAGAACTCCCGTGGCGTGAAATTCCACGCGATAATGGCATATCAGGCAGGTGCGACAAGAGATGAGATCATAGGATCGGTTGTGATGAACCTGCACCTGACCGGGCTGGTCACCGTGCTCGAATGCCTGCCGGCTGCGCTTGAAGGAGTCGAAGAGGCAACGAAGGCGAAGAGTAAAACCACTGTGCCAGGCACAGCAGCTAAAGATCCCGCAAAGAAACGTGTAAAACGGTAA